A portion of the Moraxella ovis genome contains these proteins:
- the polA gene encoding DNA polymerase I — protein MTYTDIPNLATFDTSTIDKSKPPVILVDGSYYLFRCFHGLPPLSNQDGLPTNATRGVLNALGKLIKKYKPTHMAVAFDTKAPTFRHELSDAYKAHRPPMDDDLRVQIPYIHEMIEKLGISLIKIDGFEADDIIGTLARNACMQGYPVVISTGDKDMAQLVNDCVILEDSFKDKITDVQGVFDKFGVHNTQIADYLTLMGDSSDGIAGIPKVGAKTASKLLTEYGDIDGILANLANIKGMVGQKIYEHQGEIPLNRTLATIVTNLELPISFDELKLDNNKETQIKRAKALYELFKTLEFKKEMAEQLALLKMAELPVTDDLFNNDNADNELDNPFDDNLPDNSDELTVKPLPIKQGTYKTINSLDEFHKLIDKLKSVPYFAIDTETTSIDWQKAELVGVSIATATYEGYYIPVGHTGDFDILLDNQLDRDFVLNELKPILENQSIGKIGQHIKYDSHVFKKYGIELNNWHMDTMLASYVINGVATRHNMDDLARHYLGVNTTTFEDVAGKGAKQLSFDKVDMDKASDYACEDADITYRLFSVFDDYLQKDTNANSLLHKLEIPTAQILAQMEHDGILIKTEFLGKLSLAFDNQISQLEQKAFELAGESFNVASPKQLGEILFDKLGISGGKKTKTGQYSTSEATLAKIDHPLVDVVLEHRSLSKLKSTYTDALAKVADKQGRVHTSYHQALTSTGRLSSSDSNLQNIPIRTDTGRLIREAFIAPTGRVIMAADYSQIELRLMAHFSGDESLINAFKNNLDIHTATAAEIMGKELSDVTPNERRSAKAVNFGLLYGMGVFGLAKQLGVENGVAKDYIKRYFARYPAIHDYMENTKSYAKSTGYVTTILGRKLYAPDINSSNAMIRQGAERASINAPLQGSAAEIIKLAMIAVDKILPKDHAKLLLQVHDELVFEVDSDKADEIGELIKTAMQNVLTDTAKSLGWDVEFAVPLVVEIGVGENWEKAH, from the coding sequence ATGACCTACACCGACATCCCCAACCTTGCCACTTTTGACACGTCCACCATTGATAAATCCAAACCACCTGTCATTCTCGTGGACGGCTCGTATTATCTGTTTCGCTGTTTTCACGGCTTGCCTCCTTTATCCAACCAAGACGGCTTGCCCACCAATGCCACTCGTGGCGTGCTAAATGCCTTGGGCAAGCTCATCAAAAAATACAAGCCTACCCACATGGCGGTCGCTTTTGATACCAAAGCCCCCACCTTTCGCCACGAATTATCGGACGCTTATAAGGCTCACCGTCCGCCGATGGACGATGATTTGCGAGTGCAGATTCCGTATATTCATGAGATGATTGAAAAATTAGGCATTTCCCTCATCAAAATTGACGGTTTTGAAGCGGACGACATCATCGGCACGCTTGCCCGTAACGCCTGTATGCAAGGCTACCCTGTTGTCATCTCCACAGGCGACAAGGACATGGCACAGCTGGTTAATGACTGTGTGATTTTGGAAGACAGTTTTAAGGACAAAATCACGGACGTACAGGGCGTATTTGACAAATTTGGCGTACACAACACCCAAATCGCCGATTATCTCACGCTCATGGGCGACTCATCGGATGGTATTGCAGGCATTCCTAAGGTTGGGGCGAAGACGGCAAGCAAGCTACTTACCGAATATGGAGACATTGACGGCATTTTGGCAAATTTGGCAAACATTAAGGGGATGGTTGGGCAAAAAATATACGAACATCAAGGCGAAATCCCTCTAAATCGCACCCTTGCCACGATTGTTACCAATCTAGAACTGCCGATTTCATTTGACGAATTAAAATTGGACAACAATAAAGAGACACAAATAAAACGTGCCAAAGCATTATATGAGTTATTTAAGACATTAGAATTTAAAAAAGAAATGGCAGAGCAGTTAGCGTTATTAAAAATGGCGGAGTTGCCTGTTACTGATGATTTATTTAATAATGACAATGCCGATAATGAATTAGACAATCCTTTTGATGATAATTTGCCCGATAACAGCGATGAATTAACCGTTAAACCCTTACCCATTAAACAAGGTACTTATAAAACCATAAATAGCCTTGATGAATTTCATAAGCTTATTGATAAATTAAAGAGTGTGCCTTATTTTGCCATTGATACCGAGACGACCAGCATTGATTGGCAAAAGGCAGAGTTGGTTGGGGTATCTATCGCCACCGCTACTTATGAAGGCTATTATATCCCTGTGGGGCATACGGGCGATTTTGATATTTTGCTTGATAATCAATTAGATAGGGACTTTGTTTTAAATGAGTTAAAACCCATTTTAGAAAATCAGAGTATCGGCAAAATCGGACAGCACATTAAATACGACAGTCATGTTTTTAAAAAATATGGCATTGAGCTAAATAATTGGCATATGGATACCATGTTAGCCAGTTATGTCATCAATGGCGTGGCGACACGGCATAACATGGACGATTTGGCACGACACTATCTGGGCGTAAATACCACCACCTTTGAAGACGTGGCAGGTAAAGGAGCAAAACAGCTTAGCTTTGATAAAGTGGACATGGATAAGGCGAGCGATTATGCGTGTGAAGATGCGGACATTACTTATCGCTTGTTTAGTGTGTTTGATGACTATTTGCAAAAAGATACCAATGCCAATAGCCTTTTGCATAAATTAGAAATCCCCACCGCCCAAATCTTAGCCCAAATGGAGCATGACGGCATTTTGATAAAGACCGAATTTTTGGGTAAATTGTCGCTTGCTTTTGACAATCAAATCAGTCAATTAGAACAAAAGGCGTTTGAGCTGGCAGGCGAGAGCTTTAACGTGGCAAGCCCCAAACAGCTTGGCGAGATTTTGTTTGATAAATTAGGCATATCAGGCGGTAAAAAAACCAAAACAGGGCAATATTCCACGTCTGAGGCGACCCTTGCCAAGATTGACCACCCGCTTGTGGACGTGGTGCTAGAACACAGAAGTCTGTCCAAGCTCAAAAGCACCTATACGGACGCTCTTGCCAAAGTTGCCGACAAACAGGGGCGAGTGCATACCAGCTACCACCAAGCCTTGACGAGTACAGGGCGACTGTCGTCATCAGACTCCAACCTACAAAATATCCCCATTCGCACCGACACAGGGCGACTCATTCGTGAAGCCTTTATCGCACCGACAGGGCGTGTGATTATGGCGGCGGATTATTCGCAGATTGAGCTGCGGCTCATGGCTCATTTTAGTGGCGATGAGAGTTTGATTAATGCCTTTAAAAACAACCTAGACATTCACACCGCCACCGCTGCCGAGATTATGGGTAAGGAGCTATCAGACGTAACGCCAAACGAGAGACGTTCAGCAAAGGCGGTGAATTTTGGGCTACTATACGGCATGGGTGTGTTTGGGCTTGCCAAACAATTGGGCGTAGAAAATGGCGTGGCAAAGGACTACATCAAGCGGTATTTTGCCCGCTATCCTGCCATACATGACTACATGGAAAATACCAAAAGTTACGCCAAATCAACAGGCTATGTTACCACCATTTTAGGACGTAAGCTCTACGCTCCCGACATCAATTCATCAAACGCCATGATAAGACAAGGGGCGGAGCGGGCAAGCATTAACGCCCCACTACAAGGCTCTGCCGCCGAAATCATCAAACTTGCCATGATAGCCGTGGATAAAATCCTACCCAAAGACCATGCCAAACTTTTGCTACAAGTGCATGATGAATTGGTATTTGAAGTTGATAGCGATAAGGCGGACGAGATAGGCGAGCTTATCAAAACTGCCATGCAAAACGTACTGACCGATACCGCCAAAAGCTTAGGCTGGGACGTGGAATTTGCTGTGCCACTTGTTGTGGAGATTGGTGTGGGGGAGAATTGGGAGAAGGCTCATTGA
- a CDS encoding methyltransferase domain-containing protein, with protein MLTCPICYTDLILDGRTYSCQNRHSYDVAKDGYVNLHVVQHKNSRSAGDTAVSVQARKRFLANGFYAPLRDKIGQVVSEISPKTMLDVGCGEGYYTSVLAEQGAQVIGLDIAKTAIITASKTYKNQDVNKNITWVVGTGSVLPVADDSVDVCTSFFSPLPKKELLRVLKSGGHLLMATPAPQHLYAMRERLFDTVNPHQPTKFIDELAPEFKLVDEWQIDNPMVLDNQSLIDLIDMTPYTYKTKLDKKTALKRESSFEAVASFCLYLLKAD; from the coding sequence ATGCTAACTTGCCCCATTTGCTATACCGATCTGATCTTAGATGGTAGAACTTACAGCTGTCAGAATCGACATAGCTACGATGTCGCCAAAGATGGCTACGTCAATCTGCATGTCGTTCAGCACAAGAACAGCCGCAGTGCGGGCGATACGGCTGTCTCGGTTCAGGCTCGCAAGCGTTTCTTAGCCAATGGATTCTATGCACCATTACGCGATAAAATCGGTCAAGTTGTCAGCGAGATCTCCCCAAAAACCATGTTGGATGTCGGCTGCGGCGAAGGCTATTACACGAGTGTTCTGGCAGAGCAGGGCGCACAAGTCATCGGCCTAGACATCGCTAAGACCGCCATCATCACTGCGTCAAAAACTTACAAAAATCAGGATGTTAACAAGAACATCACTTGGGTGGTGGGTACAGGTTCGGTGTTGCCTGTGGCAGATGACAGTGTGGATGTGTGCACGAGCTTTTTTAGCCCGTTGCCAAAAAAAGAACTGTTAAGAGTGTTGAAATCTGGCGGTCATCTCCTGATGGCGACACCTGCACCACAGCACCTATATGCCATGCGCGAAAGACTGTTTGATACGGTAAATCCGCACCAGCCGACCAAGTTCATCGATGAGCTTGCGCCAGAATTCAAACTGGTGGATGAATGGCAAATCGACAATCCGATGGTTCTGGATAATCAAAGTTTGATTGATCTGATTGACATGACCCCTTACACTTATAAAACCAAGCTTGATAAGAAGACAGCATTAAAGCGTGAGTCAAGTTTTGAGGCGGTGGCGTCTTTTTGTTTGTATCTTTTGAAGGCTGATTAA
- a CDS encoding DUF411 domain-containing protein: MQRFGINVKAVAVIGIGMAVLMSVLLTGLFTTRASHATTVEVWKDPSCGCCNEWIKHMQNHGFVIKAHNTGNQKKQQEQGIAPHHRSCHTALVDGYAIEGHVPAEDINRLLDIKADAVGLSVPGMVVGSPGMDGAAYRGVKHPYDVLLLGRDGSHSVFSSH; encoded by the coding sequence ATGCAACGATTTGGCATCAATGTAAAAGCAGTGGCTGTGATTGGCATCGGGATGGCGGTTTTGATGTCTGTGTTATTGACAGGATTGTTCACCACCAGAGCATCTCACGCCACGACAGTAGAAGTTTGGAAAGACCCCAGCTGCGGCTGCTGTAATGAGTGGATTAAGCACATGCAAAATCATGGTTTTGTGATTAAGGCTCACAACACGGGTAACCAAAAAAAGCAGCAAGAACAAGGCATCGCTCCTCACCATCGCTCATGCCACACGGCACTTGTGGATGGTTATGCGATTGAAGGTCATGTGCCTGCCGAGGACATCAATCGACTGCTTGACATAAAAGCAGATGCGGTGGGTCTGTCGGTGCCAGGCATGGTGGTTGGCTCACCTGGTATGGACGGTGCTGCGTATCGAGGAGTCAAGCACCCATATGATGTGCTGTTGCTGGGTCGTGATGGCAGCCATAGCGTCTTTTCATCTCATTAA
- a CDS encoding alanine racemase C-terminal domain-containing protein yields the protein MSFKAKVASVQFYKAGTKVGYDGTHALTRHSYLVNLPFGYSDGYRRAFTNKGVVLIGGKRANVLSKVSMNTTMVDVTDYVNDVKIGDEVVIYGSQGEDRISQAEIEEINDALLADLYMIWGQFKS from the coding sequence ATGAGCTTTAAGGCCAAAGTTGCCAGCGTGCAATTTTATAAAGCCGGCACAAAAGTCGGTTATGATGGTACGCACGCGCTTACCCGTCATTCTTATTTGGTGAACCTGCCCTTTGGTTACTCGGACGGTTATCGTCGTGCCTTCACCAACAAAGGCGTGGTACTCATTGGCGGCAAACGTGCCAACGTACTAAGCAAAGTGTCAATGAACACAACCATGGTGGACGTAACCGACTACGTTAACGATGTCAAAATCGGCGATGAAGTGGTCATCTACGGCTCGCAAGGCGAGGATAGAATTAGCCAAGCTGAAATTGAGGAAATCAATGATGCTCTACTGGCGGATCTATACATGATTTGGGGGCAATTCAAATCCTAG
- a CDS encoding Ohr family peroxiredoxin — MAQIYSTTATAIGARNGTASLSDNATTFNLVSPGSGKDGVNPEQLFAVGYGACFDGALGLVKKAEGASFDSEVQVTINLSKEGDDNFFLSGNIHVIAKNTDIDADTLTRIVEKTHHVCPYSKAVAGNVDITLSSEIQ, encoded by the coding sequence ATGGCTCAAATCTACTCAACCACCGCCACCGCCATTGGCGCCAGAAACGGTACCGCCAGTTTAAGCGATAACGCGACTACTTTTAATCTGGTGAGCCCCGGCTCAGGCAAAGATGGTGTCAACCCTGAACAGCTGTTTGCCGTAGGTTACGGGGCGTGTTTTGATGGCGCACTGGGATTGGTCAAAAAAGCAGAGGGCGCAAGCTTTGACAGTGAAGTACAAGTCACTATTAACTTAAGCAAAGAAGGCGATGATAATTTCTTTTTGTCGGGCAATATCCATGTCATCGCCAAAAACACCGACATCGATGCTGACACGCTTACTCGTATTGTCGAAAAAACGCACCACGTCTGCCCATATTCAAAAGCCGTGGCAGGCAATGTAGATATTACATTGTCATCAGAAATCCAATAG
- a CDS encoding anthranilate synthase component I family protein, producing MLSLSDFYTLSEQGYTHIPLIKKRLMDDATPVSVFANLRKFFASAYLFESVVGGERWARYSMIGLGSDITIQYHDDKVVVKDTRKDETTTHDTDPFDFIRTFMAEYKTPSQDVMPDLPAFSGGLVGYFGYDMIRVIEPTVGVSNSPNPLALPDMWLTLSSSVVVFDNLEHTLSIVVYADVQAKDGYKKAVKQLDIIENLLSHKPDLTVKKQPLPHFVSQTGQNKFCTDVNRIKEYIKAGDVMQVVPAQRLSGEYSGDPLAVYRALRYLNPSPYLFLIQGELANDEPFHIVGASPEILSRIETVGDERKVTVRPLAGTRRRGVDMAEDLALEAELLSDQKEIAEHLMLIDLGRNDIGKVCDIGTVKVTDKMFIERYSQVMHIASNVEGVVSADKDALDVFCATFPAGTLSGAPKIRAMQIIDEVEPVRRSVFGGAVGYLGWAGNMDAAIAIRTAVLKDGQVHIQAGAGVVADSDPVAEWDETNKKALAIVKAVEMACEGLSV from the coding sequence ATGCTATCTTTATCCGATTTTTACACCCTTTCTGAGCAAGGCTATACCCACATTCCACTTATCAAAAAACGCCTAATGGACGATGCCACCCCTGTGTCGGTGTTTGCCAATCTGCGTAAATTTTTTGCGTCCGCTTATTTGTTTGAGTCGGTGGTGGGGGGCGAACGCTGGGCAAGATATTCCATGATTGGACTGGGTTCGGACATTACTATTCAGTATCATGACGACAAAGTGGTGGTAAAGGACACTCGCAAGGACGAGACGACCACGCACGACACCGACCCCTTTGATTTTATCCGCACCTTTATGGCGGAGTACAAAACCCCAAGCCAAGATGTCATGCCCGATTTGCCTGCATTTAGTGGCGGACTCGTGGGCTATTTTGGCTATGACATGATACGAGTGATTGAGCCGACTGTTGGTGTGTCAAACTCGCCCAATCCGTTGGCTCTGCCTGATATGTGGCTGACCCTATCATCGTCTGTCGTGGTATTTGACAACCTAGAACATACCCTATCTATCGTGGTCTATGCGGACGTACAAGCCAAAGACGGCTACAAAAAAGCGGTAAAACAGCTTGATATTATTGAGAATTTGCTGTCGCACAAGCCTGATTTGACCGTCAAAAAACAGCCCTTACCGCATTTTGTCTCGCAAACAGGGCAAAACAAATTCTGCACGGACGTAAACCGCATTAAGGAATACATCAAGGCAGGGGACGTCATGCAAGTTGTCCCTGCCCAACGCCTGTCGGGTGAGTACAGTGGCGACCCGCTCGCGGTGTATCGGGCGTTGAGATACCTAAATCCGTCTCCTTATCTGTTTCTCATTCAAGGCGAGCTTGCCAATGACGAACCGTTTCACATCGTGGGGGCGTCGCCTGAGATTCTCTCTCGCATTGAGACGGTGGGCGATGAGCGTAAAGTTACCGTGCGACCATTGGCAGGGACTCGCCGTCGTGGCGTGGACATGGCAGAAGATTTGGCACTAGAAGCCGAGCTACTCTCCGACCAAAAAGAAATCGCTGAACATCTGATGCTCATTGACTTAGGGCGTAATGACATCGGCAAGGTATGCGACATCGGCACGGTCAAGGTAACCGATAAGATGTTTATTGAACGCTACTCGCAAGTCATGCACATCGCAAGCAACGTAGAAGGCGTGGTGTCGGCTGATAAGGACGCTCTGGACGTGTTCTGTGCGACATTCCCAGCAGGTACGCTGTCGGGAGCTCCCAAAATCCGAGCCATGCAAATCATCGATGAGGTTGAGCCTGTTCGCCGTAGCGTGTTTGGTGGGGCGGTGGGCTATCTGGGCTGGGCGGGCAACATGGATGCCGCCATTGCTATTCGTACTGCTGTGTTAAAAGACGGACAAGTCCATATCCAAGCAGGGGCAGGCGTGGTGGCGGACTCCGACCCTGTGGCAGAGTGGGACGAAACCAACAAAAAAGCATTGGCAATCGTCAAGGCGGTGGAAATGGCATGCGAAGGCCTTTCTGTATAA